The genomic stretch TGGTCGTTGGGATAGAGATAATAGCCGAGAAGGCATACGTGTTCCTCGAAAAGCTCAGGGGCGGTGGTGGCCTGCCGGTTGGCACGCAGGGAAAGGTCGTCGTCCTGCTGAGCGGCGGCATTGACTCACCCGTTGCCGCTTTCCTGATGCTCAAGAGGGGCGCAGAGGTCATCGCGGTGCACTTTGACCAGGGACTGAACGCGAGAAACGTCGTCGAGAAGGTCGTCGACATACTTGAGGACTACTCCCCCGAGCCGATAGAGCTCATAGTCGAGAACCACTTCGAGATACTGAAGCCCTACGTCAGGGCCCTCATCAGGGCGGGAAAGGGGGAGTGGACGTGCGTGGTCTGCAAGGTGGCAATGCTGAGACGCGCTGCTGAGATAGCGAGGGAAAGGGGCGCCCTTGGCATAGTGACCGGCGACAGCCTCGGGCAGGTTGCCAGTCAGACCCTCTCGAACCTGTATTTTGAGACGATGAGCGTCCGCTTCCCGGTTCACAGGCCCCTCCTCGGCATGGACAAGGAGGAGATAGTGGCGATAGCCAGGAGGATGGGAACATACCGGGCTTTCCTGGAGTATCCCTACTGCGACTGCCCCTTCCGGCCGGAGAGGGTCGTCACGAGCGGGAAGCTAGAGGAGTTTCAGCGCGTGCTTGAGGTGCTGGAGCGGGAAGGGGTATCTGAATTGGAGTAGCTCGAATCCTTTACTCAAATTTGTGGAGAAAGGTTTTAAAAGTGGACTTTTCTACCCAAATACGGGTAAAGAAGAAAGGTGATGCTCATGCTGAAAGTGGAAAATCTTCATGTTAAGGTTGCTGAAAAGGAAATCCTCAGAGGAGTGGACTTTGAACTCACATTGGGCGAGCTCCACGTCGTCATGGGGCCGAACGGCAGCGGAAAGTCCACGTTGGCTTTGACGATAGCGGGACATCCAAAGTACAGTGTCACAGACGGAAAGATACTGTTCGATGGGGTTGATATAACCGGAGCAAAGCCCGAGGAGAGGGCCAGAAGGGGCATCTTCCTCAGCTTCCAGCATCCGGTTGAGGTCGAAGGGGTGAAGATTATACAGTTCCTCCAGAGGGTGCTCAAGAATCTGAGGGGCATCGATGAGGTTGAGGCCTATGACATGATATTCAGAGCGGTTCAGGAGCTCGGCTTTGATAGTTCGATCCTCTCAAGGGAGCTCAACGTAGGCTTTTCAGGCGGTGAGAGGAAAAAGCTGGAGATGCTCCAAGCATATCTCGTGAGGCCCAAGCTTCTCATCCTCGACGAGCCGGACAGCGGAGTTGATGTGGATTCCCTCAAGGTCATCGCGGGGGTTATAGCCAAGCTGCACAGCGAGGGGACGGCGATACTCCTAATCACCCACTACGGAAGGATCCTGGAGTACCTGAACCCCCAGAGGGTGCACGTGCTGAAGGAGGGTAAACTCGTCGTCTCCGGCGGGATGGAGCTCG from Thermococcus sp. encodes the following:
- the thiI gene encoding tRNA uracil 4-sulfurtransferase ThiI; amino-acid sequence: MLIVRYGEVGIKGGKRREFEMKLGDNILAALRRRGVDGKARIIRGRILVDAPDETAQIIAKVPGVVSVSPAKEMEYEEVPAYLKDALKGLSPKSFKVETQRLDKTFLKTSVEINREIGAFIVENFGWKVDLKNPELVVGIEIIAEKAYVFLEKLRGGGGLPVGTQGKVVVLLSGGIDSPVAAFLMLKRGAEVIAVHFDQGLNARNVVEKVVDILEDYSPEPIELIVENHFEILKPYVRALIRAGKGEWTCVVCKVAMLRRAAEIARERGALGIVTGDSLGQVASQTLSNLYFETMSVRFPVHRPLLGMDKEEIVAIARRMGTYRAFLEYPYCDCPFRPERVVTSGKLEEFQRVLEVLEREGVSELE
- the sufC gene encoding Fe-S cluster assembly ATPase SufC; this encodes MLKVENLHVKVAEKEILRGVDFELTLGELHVVMGPNGSGKSTLALTIAGHPKYSVTDGKILFDGVDITGAKPEERARRGIFLSFQHPVEVEGVKIIQFLQRVLKNLRGIDEVEAYDMIFRAVQELGFDSSILSRELNVGFSGGERKKLEMLQAYLVRPKLLILDEPDSGVDVDSLKVIAGVIAKLHSEGTAILLITHYGRILEYLNPQRVHVLKEGKLVVSGGMELVKLIEEKGFAAVGENGAAVKA